The Equus asinus isolate D_3611 breed Donkey chromosome 4, EquAss-T2T_v2, whole genome shotgun sequence genome has a segment encoding these proteins:
- the PICK1 gene encoding PRKCA-binding protein isoform X1, producing MFADLDYDIEEDKLGIPTVPGKVTLQKDAQNLIGISIGGGAQYCPCLYIVQVFDNTPAALDGTVAAGDEITGVNGRSIKGKTKVEVAKMIQEVKGEVTIHYNKLQADPKQGMSLDIVLKKVKHRLVENMSSGTADALGLSRAILCNDGLVKRLEELERTAELYKGMTEHTKNLLRAFYELSQTHRAFGDVFSVIGVREPQPAASEAFVKFADAHRSIEKFGIRLLKTIKPMLTDLNTYLNKAIPDTRLTIKKYLDVKFEYLSYCLKVKEMDDEEYSCIALGEPLYRVSTGNYEYRLILRCRQEARARFSQMRKDVLEKMELLDQKHVQDIVFQLQRFVSTMSKYYNDCYAVLRDADVFPIEVDLAHTTLAYGLNQDEFTDGEDEEDEDDEDTAPGEPSRDAQGAAGPLDKGGSWCDS from the exons GAAGGTGACCCTGCAGAAGGATGCTCAGAACCTCATCGGGATCAGCATTGGAGGAGGGGCCCAGTACTGCCCCTGCCTCTATATTGTCCAG GTGTTTGACAATACTCCAGCAGCCCTGGACGGCACGGTGGCAGCTGGCGATGAGATCACCGGTGTCAATGGCAGGTCGATCAAAGGAAAAACTAAGGTGGAGGTGGCAAAGATGATTCAGGAGGTGAAG GGGGAGGTGACTATCCACTACAACAAGCTGCAGGCGGACCCCAAGCAGGGCATGTCCCTGGACATTG TGTTGAAGAAGGTCAAGCATCGGCTGGTGGAGAACATGAGCTCGGGGACTGCGGACGCCCTGGGCCTGAGCCGGGCCATCTTGTGCAATG ATGGGCTTGTCAAGAGGCTCGAGGAGCTGGAGCGGACGGCTGAGCTGTATAAAG GGATGACAGAACACACCAAGAACCTTCTACGGGCTTTTTATGAGCTGTCACAGACACACCGGG CCTTCGGGGACGTGTTCTCTGTGATCGGGGTGCGGGAGCCACAGCCGGCTGCGAGCGAGGCTTTTGTGAAGTTCGCCGATGCCCACCGCAGCATTGAGAAGTTCGGCATCCGGCTGCTGAAAACCATCAAGCCG ATGCTGACGGACCTGAACACGTATCTCAACAAAGCCATCCCGGACACTCGCCTCACCATCAAGAAGTACCTGGACGTGAAGTTTGAGTACCTG TCATACTGCCTGAAGGTGAAGGAGATGGACGATGAGGAATACAGCTGCATC gccctAGGGGAGCCCCTGTACCGCGTGAGCACAGGCAACTACGAGTACCGCCTGATCCTGCGCTGCCGCCAGGAGGCCCGCGCCCGCTTCTCCCAGATGCGCAAGGACGTGCTGGAGAAGATGGAGCTGCTGGACCAGAAGCACG TCCAGGACATCGTGTTCCAGCTGCAGCGCTTCGTGTCCACCATGTCCAAGTACTACAACGACTGCTACGCGGTGCTGCGTGACGCTGACGTCTTCCCCATCGAGGTGGACCTGGCCCACACCACGCTGGCCTACGGCCTCAACCAGGACGAGTTCACCGATGGGGAGGACGAGGAGGACGAAGACGATGAGGACACAGCACCTGGGGAGCCGTCCAGGGATGCACAAGGGGCTGCCGGGCCCTTGGACAAGGGTGGGAGCTGGTGTGACTCCTGA
- the PICK1 gene encoding PRKCA-binding protein isoform X2 — protein sequence MFADLDYDIEEDKLGIPTVPGKVTLQKDAQNLIGISIGGGAQYCPCLYIVQVFDNTPAALDGTVAAGDEITGVNGRSIKGKTKVEVAKMIQEVKGEVTIHYNKLQADPKQGMSLDIVLKKVKHRLVENMSSGTADALGLSRAILCNDGLVKRLEELERTAELYKGMTEHTKNLLRAFYELSQTHRAFGDVFSVIGVREPQPAASEAFVKFADAHRSIEKFGIRLLKTIKPMLTDLNTYLNKAIPDTRLTIKKYLDVKFEYLSYCLKVKEMDDEEYSCIALGEPLYRVSTGNYEYRLILRCRQEARARFSQMRKDVLEKMELLDQKHGHRVPAAALRVHHVQVLQRLLRGAA from the exons GAAGGTGACCCTGCAGAAGGATGCTCAGAACCTCATCGGGATCAGCATTGGAGGAGGGGCCCAGTACTGCCCCTGCCTCTATATTGTCCAG GTGTTTGACAATACTCCAGCAGCCCTGGACGGCACGGTGGCAGCTGGCGATGAGATCACCGGTGTCAATGGCAGGTCGATCAAAGGAAAAACTAAGGTGGAGGTGGCAAAGATGATTCAGGAGGTGAAG GGGGAGGTGACTATCCACTACAACAAGCTGCAGGCGGACCCCAAGCAGGGCATGTCCCTGGACATTG TGTTGAAGAAGGTCAAGCATCGGCTGGTGGAGAACATGAGCTCGGGGACTGCGGACGCCCTGGGCCTGAGCCGGGCCATCTTGTGCAATG ATGGGCTTGTCAAGAGGCTCGAGGAGCTGGAGCGGACGGCTGAGCTGTATAAAG GGATGACAGAACACACCAAGAACCTTCTACGGGCTTTTTATGAGCTGTCACAGACACACCGGG CCTTCGGGGACGTGTTCTCTGTGATCGGGGTGCGGGAGCCACAGCCGGCTGCGAGCGAGGCTTTTGTGAAGTTCGCCGATGCCCACCGCAGCATTGAGAAGTTCGGCATCCGGCTGCTGAAAACCATCAAGCCG ATGCTGACGGACCTGAACACGTATCTCAACAAAGCCATCCCGGACACTCGCCTCACCATCAAGAAGTACCTGGACGTGAAGTTTGAGTACCTG TCATACTGCCTGAAGGTGAAGGAGATGGACGATGAGGAATACAGCTGCATC gccctAGGGGAGCCCCTGTACCGCGTGAGCACAGGCAACTACGAGTACCGCCTGATCCTGCGCTGCCGCCAGGAGGCCCGCGCCCGCTTCTCCCAGATGCGCAAGGACGTGCTGGAGAAGATGGAGCTGCTGGACCAGAAGCACG GACATCGTGTTCCAGCTGCAGCGCTTCGTGTCCACCATGTCCAAGTACTACAACGACTGCTACGCGGTGCTGCGTGA